Proteins from a single region of Euzebyales bacterium:
- a CDS encoding TetR/AcrR family transcriptional regulator — METEEAPTDPRVVRSRDKVLTAVREQLAARGYDGLTIEGVADRAGVGKATIYRHWDSKAQLVVDAASHLRAAEAPPREGTVVERTTRLYESLAWRLWDPSWSRHLPSLLDAAGRDPQVAMLFTAFIDGRRAPTADVIRDGVARGELPEATDVDATIDQIAGPLFYRRYFSDRGVADGEVADLVRRVLADPPLRR, encoded by the coding sequence ATGGAGACCGAGGAGGCGCCGACCGACCCGCGGGTCGTTCGCTCACGCGACAAGGTGCTGACCGCCGTCCGCGAGCAGCTGGCGGCGCGCGGCTACGACGGCCTGACCATCGAGGGCGTCGCCGATCGCGCCGGAGTCGGCAAGGCGACCATCTACCGGCATTGGGACTCGAAGGCGCAGCTGGTCGTCGACGCTGCCAGCCACCTGCGCGCCGCGGAGGCCCCGCCGCGCGAGGGCACCGTCGTCGAGCGGACCACACGGCTCTACGAGTCGCTCGCGTGGCGGCTGTGGGATCCCTCCTGGTCCCGCCACCTGCCGAGCCTGCTGGACGCCGCGGGCCGCGACCCGCAGGTCGCGATGCTGTTCACGGCGTTCATCGACGGCCGACGTGCGCCGACGGCCGACGTCATCCGTGACGGCGTCGCGCGCGGCGAACTGCCGGAGGCGACCGACGTCGACGCGACGATCGACCAGATCGCCGGCCCGTTGTTCTATCGCCGCTACTTCAGCGACCGGGGCGTCGCGGACGGCGAGGTCGCGGATCTGGTCCGCCGTGTGCTGGCGGACCCCCCGCTGCGGCGCTGA
- a CDS encoding MFS transporter, whose amino-acid sequence MSDAPLGGARLLAGGALVNLCLGSLFSWSLFVGPLAGTFGRSAAAVSSVFSVAVVVFATVVLAGGRVVDRWPPGRIVLSAAVAGAVGLVIAARAASLVWVVVGYGVLFGIANGLGYAAAVAVAGKSFGERRGFALGIVVGAYAAGPLVASPVITAVLTRWDWRATFLVLATGIGVALVAGGLLLGRGVDDRDDEDPGLPPGVGNRPLLLRPRGFTLWLAFLLGTLPALLVVAHAASIADAGGLSAAAVSAAVAVLGAGNLTGRAGGGWLSDRIGRLPGLRTATAGLAVACVMLSLAAATAPVLVLMVLVGVGYGTQSSLIPALTADLFGTDHFGANYGRVFTGWGVAGLLGPQLGAWLGDGGDFGAALWVGAGSATAAFVLHTLLGRMGGAAPEAEAPA is encoded by the coding sequence ATGTCGGATGCCCCCCTCGGTGGCGCACGCCTGCTCGCCGGCGGTGCGCTGGTCAACCTGTGCCTGGGCTCGCTGTTCTCGTGGAGCCTGTTCGTCGGCCCCTTGGCGGGCACGTTCGGCCGCTCCGCCGCAGCCGTCTCGTCGGTGTTCTCGGTGGCGGTGGTCGTGTTCGCCACGGTCGTGCTGGCAGGCGGCCGGGTGGTCGACCGCTGGCCCCCCGGGAGGATCGTGCTGAGTGCCGCGGTGGCCGGCGCCGTCGGCCTGGTGATCGCGGCGCGGGCCGCGTCGCTGGTCTGGGTCGTCGTCGGATACGGCGTGCTGTTCGGCATCGCCAACGGCCTGGGATACGCGGCCGCCGTCGCGGTGGCGGGCAAGAGCTTCGGCGAGCGGCGCGGCTTCGCGCTCGGCATCGTGGTCGGCGCCTACGCCGCCGGTCCGCTGGTCGCGTCGCCCGTGATCACGGCCGTCCTCACCCGGTGGGACTGGCGCGCGACGTTCCTGGTGCTCGCCACGGGGATCGGCGTCGCGCTCGTCGCCGGCGGGCTGCTGCTCGGGCGCGGCGTGGACGACCGCGACGATGAGGACCCCGGTCTGCCCCCCGGGGTGGGCAACCGGCCGCTGCTGCTGCGGCCCCGTGGGTTCACGCTGTGGCTGGCCTTCCTGCTCGGCACGCTGCCCGCCCTGCTCGTCGTCGCTCACGCCGCGTCGATCGCCGACGCCGGCGGCTTGAGCGCGGCCGCGGTCAGTGCTGCGGTCGCCGTGCTGGGCGCGGGCAACCTCACGGGTCGGGCCGGCGGCGGCTGGCTGTCGGACCGCATCGGCCGCCTGCCGGGCCTGCGCACCGCCACGGCCGGCCTGGCCGTGGCCTGCGTCATGCTGTCGCTGGCTGCCGCGACGGCACCCGTGCTCGTGCTGATGGTGCTCGTCGGCGTCGGGTACGGCACGCAATCGTCGTTGATACCGGCGCTGACCGCCGACCTGTTCGGCACGGACCACTTCGGCGCAAACTACGGGCGGGTGTTCACCGGATGGGGCGTCGCCGGACTGCTCGGCCCACAGCTCGGCGCGTGGCTGGGCGACGGTGGGGACTTCGGCGCGGCGCTGTGGGTGGGTGCCGGCTCGGCGACCGCCGCATTCGTGCTGCACACGCTGCTCGGTCGGATGGGCGGCGCGGCCCCGGAGGCGGAGGCTCCGGCGTGA